CAAACAGATGAACCTGGAGGAGTGACAGCGTATGTATGTACACAGGGAGCATGGAAGGGAGATGAGGAAGCGTCAAGCTTTGTACCCGTCCGTACGTGATCTCCTGCAGTTCTGCCTAAACTGAAACAGCGTCCcctatttttaaggaaaaccaGAACAAGTTCAGAGCTATTAGCTTCCATAAACATGGCTTTTAAATGACTTGTTTCCGTTCTAATACAAATCAGCCCTTACCTTTAAAAAACCTAGTATTAAAGGGTATTTGACATTGACTAATGTCAACTCGTCAACTTCTTACTTGGTAGCATTTTTATCCACCAGCACTCTGCTTCCTATATTCCACAGtaccaaaaaaaatcagcatcagGGCCAGACACTGTTACattgtgtcctggttttgttaaaaaacaagtttctcttctagtgaattttgcctgtcagctaaagccttcgtaTTAGCtgcgttttcctggagaaccagatgcGTGTTTTGGTAAAACCAGCCATGGAATGCGAACTTATTGATAAGGAGAGATTCACATCTCgccagaggggcaacgagaaacaagtgaccaagaaactggccaactgtgtataacattccattcacgtgaatacttggtataaaagtgggagatcaggaggatcttgtcctctttgcctctttgctctttcttcgtcccttctgcttatggccgacatgaggagaggaccttgctagtcggccctgcgaactgaggcctagtgagagactgaatccagctccggctgGCTGCCGAGTCCAGTCCCGcactttgggtgctggctctgcagttgctgagactttcaagattggttttgtatgttttgtattattttctctattcttattagtagcattagtcaagcatttttaatttttccacctctctgccctccgtccttcttttcctcccgatcgcctgtcctgagtgggaagcggggagagggaggggcaaacgggggaagggggaggaagaggaggttaacaatgcATCTGCCagagttttattgtcaccccgcaatctaaaccctcgacacatTGAAAATGCTGCCTGTAGAATGTTCGTTAGTAGATTCAAATCTGAGAAACCTTTGGTAGCGCCACAGgagaaaacacaacagagagaaacaagaaCAGTTGGCAGAAggtacagaaattaaaaagtaaatacaacCAGAAGTCCAGTTCCAGGAGTCTAACAGTGCTCGGTATGATGCGTCTGAAGCAAGTGAAAGCTGGGACCTTCTGCAGCTACTTGAGCCAGCCCCGGCAAAAAGCCCAAACTAGTCTACCAGTATTTCTATGGTTTCTTACATGTTTGTTTCAATGTCCTCCAGCCCAGCTCTTCAGAGAAGCGACAGCTCCTGCAACGCTCCCCATCCAGCCCATGTGGAGCAAGAAGATCTGCAGGAGGACCACGAAGAGGCTCTGCCCGGGCCCTCCACTTTTGGCCAGGGCAGCCAACGCTCCCGTGGGCGGCCCCGGCAAGTCCCaaagaggagggccggcagctCTGATGAGCCCTTCCAGTCCTGCAAAAAGCCACCCCATCAACAGTGATACTTGGAGGGTGCCTCAGGGGCTGCCAAATCATGGCCGGACTGACAGCTGGGTCTTCAGGCGGCTCCCCATGAGGCCCCAGCCCCCTGGCTCTCTTTATTACACAATAAAATAGCCAGAAACCTGCAGAAAAGGTCTCAGGATTACTAACAATGCAGGTGGTGTTGTTGTCGCCACCCgttttgctttctctccctttttctgaTGCATGATTCTTCTGCAGACACCAGATCCTGTGTCCACGTTCCCTTTGCTGCTCCCACAAGCATTTTTCACCCAGCTCCAGGCCTGTGACTGTGCTGCTGTTTCTAGCTTTGGGGTTGAGAACACTGCAAAAATTATAGGATCAGGGTAATAGGATTTGGGTTGCAAGGAACTTtcaaagtcatctagtccaaccctgcCGCTATCAGAAGTGACGTCTTCAACTAGACCagtttgctcagagccctgtccatgCTTCACGTGGACTCCAAGTGACTTCGGTATCACGCTACCTACTATTTATTGTTAACACCCCGCCTAGTTAACTCATATTTTTTTGTGCATCAGCTTTCCCTATTGACATTCCCAGAACATTTGGGCAACTTCTCTCCCAGCTACAGCACATCTCCGGTCTGTCTGGCAGCGTGTGGGCTGCAGACTTGGGAGTTTGTGCCCAAGAAGCAATGACACAATGAATACGCCATACTTTCACAGGCCTTTCAGAGCAGCGAAAAACGGCAAAGACAGAGCAACCCTCTTTAACTGTTCCCTCTCAGAACAGCATGTAGAGCCGTTCTCCATGTTATTATCTTTGAGATAATTTCTAACTTGCCATGCTAAGGCACAATGAATACTCAGAGGCAAGTAGGGCAAGTTCACAGTGCCACTATTCCATTTCTCTTGCAGCCAGTTATTTTGCTTAACACATACAAGCCTCTTTTTAAGTTTAGTGCAGATACAATGGTCCTTTTCAAGGCAGAGGTGCTACCAATTGAAACATCAGCTAAAggattgtttttaattaattgcttCAGTGCATACCATGAGGAAACCGTGTgtgtaaatatatgtattttcaggAATCCTGAATTTCACTGGAGTAAAACACGAAAGGTTACAGATTTTCTGGATAAGaccatttattttaacaaatggATGAGTCTTTATGATGAACTGGAGGCTGCAACAGCTGCTCTCTTGGGCTTTGGTGTTGTTCCCTCACGGAATCCATTCCTACAAGTAGAAATACAATTACCACTTTTTGAAAGGACAATTTCTGCTCCAGGTTATTTTCTGATAAGTAATGTTTAAGATCAAGCGCACCAGCTCCTTTGGGCTTATCTCAGTAATACAGTAAAATCACTACAGAGTTCTTGTGTTCATACATTTTCAGTAAGAAACATCAAGAAGTGTTTGGAATAAGCATTATGGCTTTCACTCTCTCTTGCTGAAGTAAACTTGACTTCTTCCAGCACGAAGATTTCAGTAACTGAGTGAAAACTGCCAGACTGCCTCAGATACAGCACACCTGCTGAAGGCGCACCTTTATGCTCCTGCTAAGCAACTCGGTGTAAGTCAACTTCTTACAGAAATCCTCTATGCCTCCAACCAGAGATTAAGACAGGCATGACAAGAGAAGACTCAGCGGCAAGCTCGCATTTTGATGCCAGTAAAACCCAGGGTAAAGCAGGCTACAGATGCACACTACAGGGTGTTTTGTGGCCAGTGCTGGGAAAGACTGTTCACCAGAACAAACAGCTGAATAGATCCCTCAACTAGACTCAGGTCTGGGACTTAAAAGACTGCCACTTTTCACTATTAAATCAAATCTATGTTTTTGCAAGATTCTTCAATTCCTTGGTATTTTCATCCAGCTTTCTTGTATATTGGGCcagaagctgcagaactccATTTTAGAACATGAAGGTCATACAAAAGAAATTCTTAGTAAGTTTAATAGTAAAATACCCCCGCTATTATCTCTTAAGTACAACTCAAAGCTTTGTGGTAAGTTTTAAAAACCTGTAACTCAGAATATGTTATAGCTACTTACTGCTAACTGAGCTCCTAATAAAAGAATGACTACTGAAGCTATTCCATTTCggatgttgttgtttttttgtgggcaGAACAGGATTAGAATGCATTTCAACACTTTTCTCTCACAAAAACTCAAACTTCAGTGCAAATGGCAATTTAATTGActcaccaagaaaaaaaaagcaaggagtAATATAGAAAGTATTATTACAACAACCTGTGTTCTATACTAGCTACGTTTAATGGAAACATCAGAGCTTGTTTTACACACCGTATATTAACAGCCAGTTATCCTCAAAGAAATACACAGCTGATTATATAAGGCATCATTTACTTCCTAATATATTTAGGAATAAAGATCATACCACATTAACtgtactaaataaataaaaacatgaacTTTTGAATGATTAATTTTGCAATTACATTATATCTATGCAGGATTTCACACAACACTAATTTGCAGCACAACATTATACCTGAATCGACGGTAGACCTTTTTCAGGTGCCTCATGCGACCAGTACCAGTGGTGTTGCGTCTCTTAGCCTTTGCACTCCAGTTATCTACAACATACAAATTATTGTTTCTCATCTACACTAAACAGCTAGGTTGCACATTACATTTATTTAGCACAATTATTCAATCTGACAGAAATAAAGTCTCAAATTAAGTGAATTATTATGCAGTAATAATGCATGTTAGCTAAATATAGTTAAATCAGCATTCATTCAAAAGAAGCTCCAAAGAGCACAAGATGACACAGttgcagaaagaaacagaaattgttAAACTCACGTCAGTTAAAAGTTTGTTACTTACACTTTCTCTTGCGCTTAGCAGGGTAACCACATTTCCCACAGGTAGATTTCTGCAGGTGGTACGCCTTGGACCCACATCGACGACACAGGGTGTGCGTCTTGTTTCGTCGCTTACCAAATGACGATGTACCCTTCGTCTAGAAAGCATTTTAAGGCATGGCATGTTACAATTGCCAAAGAAGAGTAAGCTGCTCTAAAAA
The Columba livia isolate bColLiv1 breed racing homer chromosome Z, bColLiv1.pat.W.v2, whole genome shotgun sequence genome window above contains:
- the RPL37 gene encoding large ribosomal subunit protein eL37, which translates into the protein MTKGTSSFGKRRNKTHTLCRRCGSKAYHLQKSTCGKCGYPAKRKRKYNWSAKAKRRNTTGTGRMRHLKKVYRRFRNGFREGTTPKPKRAAVAASSSS